From a region of the Leishmania major strain Friedlin complete genome, chromosome 32 genome:
- a CDS encoding 3-hydroxyisobutyryl-coenzyme a hydrolase-like protein: protein MRSAVTCIKSPGAALFTDTATCRTITLSRPDALNVMSLPMVQDLHRLYITEPHPNEDAVYVVRGDGRRSFCAGGDLKALTGPERDTHNPLFYRLEYEVDSHIAVMRRTQVAMWAGHVLGSGVGVSVHSRYRVACETTRFAMPETQIGGANDVATSWVFSSLPICGLGMYLAITGNALQGADVFHAGLATHYIPVEKFGAVEAALAALPSSEGVEECLRGFSEDVAVPPFTLAESAPVLAKAFGTITPWTRLRDIMDVLRADGSAFAASTLEVMERNSPLGMTLALENMKRQHTPGCNTVMESFRGDYTAIQTSIFADELAKGVEALFVTKEKRPQWTVESVDEVDVELVKQQFALTETTVPL, encoded by the coding sequence ATGCGCAGTGCTGTCACTTGCATCAAGAGCCCGGGCGCGGCTCTCTTCACCGACACGGCCACCTGCCGCACCATCACGTTGAGCCGGCCCGATGCGTTGAACGTCATGTCGTTGCCGATGGTGCAGGACCTGCACCGCCTGTACATCACGGAGCCGCACCCGAACGAGGATGCCGTGTACGTTGTGCGTGGTGacgggcggcgcagcttctgTGCTGGTGGCGACCTGAAGGCTCTCACAGGACccgagagagacacgcacaacCCGCTGTTCTACCGTCTGGAGTACGAGGTGGACTCGCACATTGCGGTGATGCGGCGCACGCAGGTGGCGATGTGGGCGGGGCACGTGCTGGGGAGCGGCGTGGGCGTGTCGGTGCACAGTCGTTACCGCGTTGCGTGCGAGACGACGCGGTTCGCGATGCCGGAGACGCAGATCGGCGGCGCGAACGACGTTGCGACGAGCTGGGTGttctcgtcgctgccgatATGCGGGCTTGGCATGTACCTTGCGATCACGGGCAACGCGCTGCAAGGCGCGGACGTGTTTCACGCGGGCCTGGCGACGCACTACATCCCTGTGGAGAAGTTCGGCGCTGTggaggctgcgctggcggcgctgccgtcgtcggaGGGAGTCGAGGAGTGCCTCCGCGGGTTCAGCGAGGACGTTGCTGTGCCGCCGTTCACGCTGGCGGAGAGCGCGCCTGTGCTAGCGAAGGCGTTCGGCACGATCACTCCGTggacgcgcctgcgcgacatcatggatgtgctgcgcgccgacggcagcgcgttCGCTGCGAGCACGCTGGAGGTGATGGAGCGCAACTCGCCGCTGGGCATGACGCTTGCGCTGGAGAACAtgaagcggcagcacacgcctgGGTGCAACACCGTGATGGAGAGCTTCCGTGGCGACTACACGGCGATTCAGACTTCCATTTTTGCGGATGAGCTGGCGAAGGGCGTGGAAGCGCTGTTTGTCACGAAGGAGAAGCGCCCGCAGTGGACGGTGGAGTCCGTGGATGAAGTCGATGTGGAGCTCGTGAAGCAGCAGTTTGCTCTCACGGAGACTACGGTGCCCTTGTAG
- a CDS encoding putative kinetoplast-associated protein p18-2 — protein MLRRSRELLRVSPFALFVQDVAKAGKLKGAKNVCATAAKMYRKLSPAEKSALARRAKEKTFPLQEAYQRMAKREMRRLRDMPILKRQEHIRAKWASMRRSRASKPTNTVSSAKAKVKAASKAGKKIAKGSGK, from the coding sequence atgctgcgccgcagccgcgagCTTCTGCGCGTGAGCCCGTTTGCGCTCTTCGTGCAGGACGTTGCCAAGGCCGGTAAGCTGAAGGGGGCAAAGAACGTATGTGCAACCGCAGCGAAGATGTACCGGAAGCTCTCTCCGGCGGAGAAGAGTGCGCTGGCGCGAAGGGCCAAGGAAAAGACGTTTCCGTTGCAGGAGGCATATCAGCGCATGGCGAAGCGCGAGATgaggcgcctgcgcgacATGCCCATATTGAAGCGCCAGGAGCACATCAGGGCGAAGTGGGCGTCCATGAGGAGGTCTCGGGCAAGCAAGCCGACCAATACGGTGTCAAGCGCCAAGGCGAAGGTTAAGGCGGCCAGTAAAGCTGGGAAAAAGATCGCGAAGGGGTCGGGCAAGTAA
- the CKS1 gene encoding cyclin-dependent kinase regulatory subunit, with translation MPAKPAQDFFSLDANGQREALIIIKKLQCKILYSDKYYDDVFEYRHVILPKDLARLVPTSRLMSEMEWRQLGVQQSQGWVHYMIHKPEPHVLLFKRPRT, from the coding sequence ATGCCAGCAAAACCCGCGCAGGATTTCTTCTCCCTGGACGCAAACGGACAGCGCGAGGCACTCATCATTATTAAGAAACTGCAGTGCAAGATTCTGTACAGTGACAAGTACTACGATGATGTGTTCGAGTACCGTCATGTGATTCTCCCAAAGGATCTTGCCCGCCTCGTCCCCACCAGCCGCCTCATGAGTGAGATGGAGTGGCGCCAGCTCGGCGTGCAGCAGTCGCAAGGGTGGGTACACTACATGATTCACAAGCCAGAACCACACGTGCTGCTCTTTAAGCGTCCTCGCACGTAA
- a CDS encoding putative kinetoplast DNA-associated protein codes for MLRRSFTLRRVSPFSLFQKHLGETGVLKGIKNPAKKSAQMYSKLSTPERKMFEERARRVTYPALDAYNRFQKEYAPRFLHLPMKQRQRKVAQLWAELKKNGTVKIPKNAKRKIRKVAKKTKPRVSMSKTAKKQSAK; via the coding sequence ATGCTGCGTCGTAGCTTCACGCTTCGTCGGGTGAGCCCCTTCTCACTCTTCCAGAAGCACCTGGGCGAGACTGGCGTACTTAAGGGCATTAAGAACCCCGCGAAGAAGTCGGCACAGATGTACAGTAAGCTCTCTACGCCGGAGCGGAAGATGTTTgaggagcgcgcgcgtcGTGTAACATACCCTGCCCTCGACGCATACAACCGCTTCCAGAAGGAGTATGCGCCCCGCTTCCTGCACCTGCCCAtgaagcagcgccagcgcaaGGTGGCCCAGCTGTGGGCGGAGTTGAAGAAGAACGGGACGGTGAAGATCCCCAAGAACGCCAAGCGTAAGATCAGGAAGGTGGCAAAGAAGACGAAGCCAAGGGTGTCGATGTCGAAGACGGCCAAGAAGCAGTCGGCCAAGTAG
- a CDS encoding putative enolase: MSSSVSWQRYDDEFHVSGVLTEAARACVSAHPTDVKDFFSRYFREVAGGTSVKALHHNEVLSAAGETAITFTMELCVGPEVSVTTGDLLASADRGRDGEARASLAASEGATDAEGNSYSAIQTTCAAAVSKLLQLGYAEPQHEWDSALRAALSTSPLANGTSALQWVLSIMASLVVAKQRCMPLHQYIAALIDDRRSGGPAVRGAHSTPARTGVSAASTARAGSDTSARSYSVPQLLVTFLVRAARSDAPEAVHSVRFSHVYVALDVLTSSVGDASGVEKSMPVSGAVLRQRMQKVRRAAQRFVQSHPTSSSVGTGGTLHWDGAVNLTDVVKAVTEALSGAQLNVGAEVCLGLSMKASTTRVPAANTADGGAAKDAPGECRVLYSLFGGGEPPVTGDQLSEYVKEQLKEVGPDIVQFLEDTHVMEDCVARQRLQMALQDSIVLSDVVAGQREAGSAASGLASPLPVQAHDGAFPNSVMSPCDCGTVSDVVDYVCATGEDSRRAVTVLVSTAAGDPQTAAHVVDLAIAGGASYVLVSAGIFSAHTAAAVSRLATRTDELTSMQMVAPRPSAQRFNRYDWPPLPTAEVAPIRRKGDKKKKDIGKANSRRK, encoded by the coding sequence ATGTCGAGCTCTGTGTCATGGCAGCGCTACGACGATGAGTTCCACGTCTCTGGAGTTCTTACGGAGGCAGcgcgggcgtgtgtgtcagcCCACCCGACCGATGTGAAAGACTTCTTCTCCCGCTACTTCCGTGAGGTGGCCGGGGGGACGTCTGTGAAGGCGCTTCATCACAACGAGGTGCTGAGCGCGGCCGGTGAGACAGCTATCACCTTCACCATGGAGCTCTGCGTGGGGCCTGAGGTGTCCGTGACCACCGGCGATTTGCTTGCATCTGCCGATAggggcagagatggagaggcACGCGCGTCCCTGGCAGCGTCGGAAGGGGCCACCGACGCCGAGGGCAACAGCTACTCCGCGATTCAAACGAcgtgtgctgcggcggtgtcgaAACTACTTCAGCTCGGCTACGCAGAGCCGCAGCACGAGTGGGATTCGGCTCTACGGGCTGCTCTCTCCACGTCCCCACTCGCCAACGGCACCTCTGCACTTCAATGGGTGCTGAGCATCATGGCGTCTTTGGTGGTCGCTAAACAGCGTTGCATGCCACTGCACCAGTACATTGCTGCGCTGATCGACGACCGCCGCAGTGGTGGACCCGCCGTTCGCGGCGCGCACTCTACACCGGCGCGAACCGGTGTCTCAGCAGCTTCAACAGCACGAGCTGGCTCAGACACGTCAGCGCGATCGTACTCTGTACCGCAGTTGCTGGTAACATTCTTGGTTCGCGCCGCCAGATCCGACGCGCCGGAAGCGGTGCATAGTGTGCGCTTCTCTCACGTGTATGTTGCCTTGGATGTGCTGACTTCGTCTGTGGGCGACGCGAGCGGGGTGGAGAAGTCGATGCCCGTCAgcggtgcggtgctgcggcagcgcatgcAGAAGGTGCGCAGGGCCGCTCAGCGCTTTGTGCAGTCCCACccaacctcctccagcgtggGCACGGGTGGGACGCTACACTGGGACGGCGCCGTGAACCTAACAGACGTTGTGAAAGCTGTGACGGAAGCGCTGTCTGGTGCTCAGCTGAACGTCGGCGCAGAGGTGTGCTTGGGTCTGTCAATGAAAGCGTCCACGACACGAGTGCCTGCAGCCAACACGGCGGACGGTGGCGCGGCCAAGGACGCCCCCGGAGAATGCAGGGTGCTATACAGCCTCTttggaggcggagagccgccGGTGACGGGTGATCAGCTCAGCGAGTACGTCAAAGAGCAACTGAAAGAGGTGGGCCCGGACATTGTGCAGTTTCTCGAGGATACCCACGTCATGGAAGACTGCGTCGCTCGCCAGCGACTTCAGATGGCTCTGCAGGACTCCATCGTTCTGAGTGACGTGGTCGCTGGGCAACGGGAGGCAGGGTCGGCAGCATCGGGCCTTGCGAGTCCGTTACCCGTGCAGGCTCACGACGGCGCGTTCCCAAACAGTGTGATGAGCCCCTGCGACTGTGGCACCGTCAGCGACGTTGTCGACTACGTGTGTGCTACCGGGGAGGATTCACGCCGGGCAGTAACTGTTTTAGTCAGCACTGCTGCAGGGGATCCACAGACTGCGGCTCACGTCGTCGATTTGGCgatcgccggcggcgcgtcTTATGTGCTGGTCAGCGCCGGCATCTTCAGTGcgcacacagctgcagcggtgagCCGACTGGCAACTCGAACGGACGAGTTGACGAGTATGCAGATGGTGGCACCAAGGCCGTCCGCGCAGCGTTTCAACCGCTACGactggccgccgctgcccaccgCGGAGGTCGCACCGATCCGCCGGAAGGGcgacaagaagaagaaggatATCGGCAAGGCCAACAGCAGGAGGAAGTAA
- a CDS encoding putative 3-hydroxyisobutyryl-coenzyme A hydrolase yields the protein MHRTGARCSASVLYKDYPHARHITLNRPNSLNALDYGMTRELHRLYVTEPAPPPSLYILTGAGTKAFCAGGDVIGLTTNNPPGCGREFFYWEYQVDYKASIIPAGQVCLWDGYVLGGGAGLSIGSAYRVASEKACFAMPEVAIGMFPDVGASWFLPRLSVPGLGLYMGLTGHRLRGADLVHLGLATHFVPSAKMGELEQALVSMSDAGDVEAVLDKYTTPTTQLPPCTIAHSISSLASHFDITADLTISSILDACREHAQTDPLAKAAADLMPSFSPTAMTLALELLKRGAKLSTPVEAFQMEYCVSQRIIAEHDFREGVRALLIDKDKKPKWQPSTVAEVSAEAIDAYFRPTTPDQPVWDPVAPLSERAS from the coding sequence ATGCATCGGACCGGCGCGCGTTGTAGCGCGAGCGTGCTCTACAAAGACTACCCGCATGCGCGCCACATCACCCTCAACCGACCCAATTCACTGAACGCGCTGGATTATGGCATGACACGAGAGCTGCACCGTCTGTACGTGACAGagccagctcctccgccatCCCTGTATATTCTCACCGGGGCAGGCACAAAGGCGTtctgcgccggcggcgatgtGATCGGCCTCACGACGAACAACCCGCCCGGATGCGGTCGTGAATTCTTCTACTGGGAGTACCAAGTCGACTACAAGGCGAGCATCATTCCTGCTGGGCAGGTGTGCTTGTGGGACGGCTAcgtgctcggcggcggcgctggcttATCGATTGGAAGCGCTTATCGGGTGGCGTCGGAGAAGGCATGCTTTGCAATGCCGGAGGTGGCCATAGGCATGTTCCCCGACGTAGGGGCTTCGTGGTTCctgccgcggctgtcggTGCCTGGACTGGGGCTCTACATGGGGCTCACCGGCCACCGGCTCCGCGGGGCAGACCTTGTGCACCTTGGACTTGCAACACACTTTGTGCCATCTGCCAAGATGGGCGAGCTGGAGCAGGCTCTTGTCTCGATGTCGGATGCAGGTGatgtggaggcggtgctggacAAGTACACGACGCCGACAACGCAGCTGCCACCATGCACCATCGCCCATTCCATTTCTTCTCTCGCCAGTCATTTTGACATCACGGCAGATCTAACCATATCGTCCATCTTGGACGCGTGCAGGGAGCATGCGCAGACGGATCCGCTGGccaaggcagcggcggaccTCATGCCTTCCTTCTCTCCGACGGCAATGACGCTCGCactggagctgctgaagcgcggCGCGAAGCTGAGCACACCAGTGGAGGCGTTCCAGATGGAGTACTGCGTTTCCCAGCGCATCATCGCGGAACACGACTTTCGCGAAGGTGTCCGAGCCCTGCTCATTGATAAAGACAAGAAGCCGAAATGGCAACCGTCAACTGTTGCCGAGGTTTCGGCGGAGGCCATCGATGCATACTTCCGCCCCACCACACCGGACCAGCCGGTCTGGGATCCAGTGGCGCCGCTCTCAGAGCGCGCATCGTGA
- a CDS encoding 3-hydroxyisobutyryl-coenzyme a hydrolase-like protein: MRSAVTCIKSPGAALFTDTATCRTITLSRPDALNVMSLPMVQDLHRLYITEPHPNEDAVYVVRGDGRRSFCAGGDLKALTGPERDTHNPLFYRLEYEVDSHIAVMRRTQVAMWAGHVLGSGVGVSVHSRYRVACETTRFAMPETQIGGANDVATSWVFSSLPICGLGMYLAITGNALQGADVFHAGLATHYIPVEKFGAVEAALAALPSSEGVEECLRGFSEDVAVPPFTLAESAPVLAKAFGTITPWTRLRDIMDVLRADGSAFAASTLEVMERNSPLGMTLALENMKRQHTPGCNTVMESFRGDYTAIQTSIFADELAKGVEALFVTKEKRPQWTVESVDEVDVELVKQQFALTEGVRVSAGGKDGRACFGVFGCYRAQASPVG, translated from the coding sequence ATGCGCAGTGCTGTCACTTGCATCAAGAGCCCGGGCGCGGCTCTCTTCACCGACACGGCCACCTGCCGCACCATCACGTTGAGCCGGCCCGATGCGTTGAACGTCATGTCGTTGCCGATGGTGCAGGACCTGCACCGCCTGTACATCACGGAGCCGCACCCGAACGAGGATGCCGTGTACGTTGTGCGTGGTGacgggcggcgcagcttctgTGCTGGTGGCGACCTGAAGGCTCTCACAGGACccgagagagacacgcacaacCCGCTGTTCTACCGTCTGGAGTACGAGGTGGACTCGCACATTGCGGTGATGCGGCGCACGCAGGTGGCGATGTGGGCGGGGCACGTGCTGGGGAGCGGCGTGGGCGTGTCGGTGCACAGTCGTTACCGCGTTGCGTGCGAGACGACGCGGTTCGCGATGCCGGAGACGCAGATCGGCGGCGCGAACGACGTTGCGACGAGCTGGGTGttctcgtcgctgccgatATGCGGGCTTGGCATGTACCTTGCGATCACGGGCAACGCGCTGCAAGGCGCGGACGTGTTTCACGCGGGCCTGGCGACGCACTACATCCCTGTGGAGAAGTTCGGCGCTGTggaggctgcgctggcggcgctgccgtcgtcggaGGGAGTCGAGGAGTGCCTCCGCGGGTTCAGCGAGGACGTTGCTGTGCCGCCGTTCACGCTGGCGGAGAGCGCGCCTGTGCTAGCGAAGGCGTTCGGCACGATCACTCCGTggacgcgcctgcgcgacatcatggatgtgctgcgcgccgacggcagcgcgttCGCTGCGAGCACGCTGGAGGTGATGGAGCGCAACTCGCCGCTGGGCATGACGCTTGCGCTGGAGAACAtgaagcggcagcacacgcctgGGTGCAACACCGTGATGGAGAGCTTCCGTGGCGACTACACGGCGATTCAGACTTCCATTTTTGCGGATGAGCTGGCGAAGGGCGTGGAAGCGCTGTTTGTCACGAAGGAGAAGCGCCCGCAGTGGACGGTGGAGTCCGTGGATGAAGTCGATGTGGAGCTCGTGAAGCAGCAGTTTGCTCTCACGGAGGGTGTGCGGGTGTCCGCAGGTGGCAAGGATGGACGCGCGTGTTTCGGTGTTTTTGGTTGTTACCGTGCGCAGGCGAGTCCTGTGGGGTGA